A genomic segment from Flavobacterium litorale encodes:
- a CDS encoding DUF1800 family protein produces MNRSTLWSLRLGFSGKQAKAIEQQGIQQFLNNSFTSQVTTPPDSIFNDTPKTLAEVRQIRQSIKGNRKKIRSSLEKEKKIFFNMKAWWIDTMATEAHPLREKMTLFWHNHYVATYKKVKVNYWLYSHNKLLRENAFGNFRELTKQILRSNAMIVYLDNNKNTKKGFNENLSRELLELFTLGEGNYSETDITNGAKGLAGLVAGEYNGYYREALTNNEPFTYFGKQGVFKSDAMVDIIFQQKNAPYLITRKLLQWFIYDNPSDELIVYYGDYLREQDYEIQPLLNKIFTEEFAKPTAGSKIKDPLTYTLQLHDELGIKNQNHKLTALFIRQQGMDLFSQPNVKGWSGGTYWLTAQLYQQRNQIANLYCRGRNLDKKMLRSVGNENEEYLANFNVSLQWSKNNNIAIIAELKNRLLFDADAITQENLEAILTHDFNPYDEGANNAVMRLFNYMVRTPEFQLI; encoded by the coding sequence ATGAATAGAAGTACACTATGGTCGTTACGATTGGGTTTTAGTGGCAAACAAGCAAAAGCCATAGAGCAACAGGGCATTCAGCAATTCCTAAACAACTCATTTACATCGCAGGTTACAACACCTCCAGATAGCATTTTTAACGATACTCCAAAAACATTAGCCGAAGTAAGACAAATAAGGCAATCTATAAAAGGAAATCGAAAAAAAATAAGGAGCAGTCTTGAAAAAGAAAAAAAAATCTTTTTTAATATGAAAGCGTGGTGGATAGATACGATGGCTACCGAAGCCCATCCGCTAAGGGAAAAAATGACCCTTTTTTGGCACAACCACTACGTAGCCACCTACAAAAAAGTAAAAGTAAACTATTGGCTGTATAGCCATAACAAACTATTACGGGAAAATGCCTTTGGTAATTTTAGAGAACTTACCAAACAAATACTACGCAGTAATGCTATGATAGTGTATTTGGACAATAATAAAAATACAAAAAAAGGATTTAATGAAAACCTGAGCCGTGAACTATTGGAGCTATTTACACTTGGCGAAGGAAACTATAGCGAAACTGACATTACCAACGGAGCTAAAGGGCTTGCTGGCTTGGTAGCTGGCGAATATAATGGCTACTACCGAGAAGCACTAACCAATAATGAGCCGTTTACTTATTTTGGAAAGCAAGGCGTATTTAAAAGCGATGCTATGGTTGATATTATTTTTCAGCAAAAAAACGCACCGTATTTAATAACACGTAAGCTATTACAATGGTTTATATACGATAATCCTTCGGATGAATTGATAGTATACTATGGGGACTACTTGCGTGAACAAGATTACGAGATACAGCCACTACTTAATAAAATATTTACTGAGGAGTTTGCCAAACCTACAGCAGGAAGTAAAATAAAAGACCCATTAACGTATACATTACAATTGCATGATGAGCTGGGTATAAAAAACCAGAACCATAAACTAACAGCATTGTTTATAAGGCAACAAGGCATGGATTTGTTTAGCCAACCTAACGTTAAGGGCTGGAGCGGCGGTACCTATTGGCTTACAGCACAATTGTACCAACAACGTAACCAAATAGCAAACTTGTATTGTAGGGGGAGAAATCTCGATAAAAAAATGCTGCGTTCTGTAGGTAATGAAAATGAGGAATATTTGGCTAATTTTAATGTTAGCCTGCAATGGAGCAAAAATAATAATATTGCCATAATAGCCGAATTAAAAAATAGGCTCTTATTTGATGCTGATGCTATAACACAGGAAAATTTAGAGGCAATACTCACCCACGATTTTAACCCATACGATGAGGGTGCTAATAATGCTGTTATGCGGCTTTTTAATTATATGGTACGAACACCTGAATTTCAATTAATTTAA
- a CDS encoding murein L,D-transpeptidase catalytic domain-containing protein translates to MRITIVLLLTLFSCADGTKKEHATAITVNPIADYTATHSEALAFCKNENFCTDYYFLIDMSIHSGKNRFYIYDFNAKKITDKRLVTHGSCDAYWQNPTKYTKAKFSNRAESHCSSKGKYKMGSRDYSSWGINVKYWLEGLEETNSNAKDRIIVLHSWDAVADKEIYPNYSPLSWGCPAVSNNFMRQLDAKLKKTEKPVLLWIIE, encoded by the coding sequence ATGCGAATTACTATTGTACTACTACTTACTTTATTTAGTTGTGCCGATGGCACTAAAAAAGAGCACGCTACAGCTATTACTGTAAACCCTATTGCAGATTATACAGCAACACATTCTGAAGCATTAGCGTTTTGTAAAAATGAAAACTTTTGTACCGATTATTATTTTTTGATAGATATGAGTATTCACTCAGGGAAAAATAGGTTTTACATTTATGATTTTAATGCTAAAAAAATAACTGATAAACGATTGGTTACCCATGGTAGTTGTGATGCTTATTGGCAGAACCCTACCAAGTATACAAAGGCAAAATTTAGCAATCGAGCCGAAAGCCATTGCTCCTCTAAAGGAAAATACAAAATGGGTAGTCGTGATTATAGCTCGTGGGGTATTAATGTAAAGTATTGGCTTGAGGGACTGGAAGAAACCAATAGTAATGCTAAAGACAGGATAATAGTATTGCATTCGTGGGATGCAGTTGCCGATAAAGAAATTTATCCCAACTACAGCCCATTAAGTTGGGGTTGCCCAGCGGTATCCAACAACTTTATGCGCCAATTGGATGCAAAGCTTAAAAAGACAGAAAAACCAGTTTTACTTTGGATAATAGAATAA
- a CDS encoding DUF2721 domain-containing protein — MQLSLETPALLFSATSLILLAYTNRFLTIAGIVRGLKKNYEEKHTKSILLEIKNLNSRLTLIRHMQMYGVLSLFFSVFSLTLLFFDIQTWAMYLFGFSLLLMLVSLAVSFWEISISVRALQIHLSDLIDEANKKIKK, encoded by the coding sequence ATGCAACTATCGCTCGAAACACCAGCACTACTATTTTCTGCAACATCATTAATACTATTAGCATATACCAACCGCTTTTTAACCATAGCAGGAATAGTACGCGGGCTGAAAAAGAATTACGAAGAGAAACACACCAAAAGCATATTACTCGAAATTAAAAACCTTAATTCGAGGCTAACACTCATACGGCACATGCAAATGTATGGAGTACTCAGCCTATTCTTCTCTGTATTCTCATTAACCTTACTTTTTTTCGACATTCAAACATGGGCCATGTACCTATTTGGTTTTAGTTTACTACTCATGCTAGTATCACTCGCCGTATCATTTTGGGAAATAAGCATATCAGTACGCGCACTACAAATACATCTTAGTGATTTAATTGACGAAGCCAACAAAAAAATAAAAAAGTAA
- a CDS encoding nSTAND1 domain-containing NTPase codes for MLQVFYFWKAELLLFTLPTQPHRMTKITLNQVNNAFLPSREIANPDRFSGREESVTECYNALLSEGTNIAIVGNRGIGKSSLSRQIVNMSTGDNSLLDKLGIYHDETLDFLTLYYASGDSVQNTDELLNRLLTTRGGLLEWMQEVKASKEEIEQFKKESKTGLYKYLANKINSNVSRETSNTSIASNENIQVTFQNVVMDLIRSKITKNGILIVIDEFNQIPDTSGFASFLKSLATNIPELKFCIVGVADNIQELMKKHLSSDRLFAWSVINLRKMNNEDLRQIVRNAEASINNTILLDEEATNQLIALANGHPYIMHLLGKQTYKSAYLESVRNVSREYIKKVLTDIAEREADPVLEGRYRNAVALSKQREIVLKALAASVQENGDIFTTDAYRVSEEQGVENASQYVGQLVKEEYGSELIKIRDRYYKFKDSLFHTYITARPPLF; via the coding sequence ATGCTACAGGTTTTTTATTTTTGGAAAGCCGAACTATTGTTATTTACATTACCAACACAACCCCACCGCATGACCAAGATTACACTCAATCAGGTAAACAATGCATTTCTACCATCAAGAGAAATAGCAAATCCAGATAGATTTTCTGGAAGAGAAGAATCCGTTACTGAATGTTATAATGCATTATTATCTGAAGGTACTAATATTGCTATTGTAGGAAACAGGGGGATTGGAAAATCCTCTTTATCCAGACAAATTGTTAATATGAGTACTGGTGATAATAGCCTATTGGATAAATTAGGAATTTATCATGATGAAACTTTGGATTTTTTAACTCTGTATTATGCCTCTGGCGATTCGGTACAAAATACAGACGAGTTACTTAACAGATTACTCACTACAAGAGGGGGGTTACTAGAGTGGATGCAGGAGGTAAAAGCATCTAAAGAAGAAATTGAACAGTTTAAGAAAGAATCAAAAACTGGTCTCTATAAATATTTGGCAAATAAAATTAACTCTAATGTTTCAAGAGAAACGTCAAATACATCAATAGCATCAAACGAAAACATTCAGGTTACGTTTCAAAATGTTGTAATGGACTTGATACGAAGCAAGATAACTAAAAATGGAATTCTTATTGTTATTGATGAGTTCAATCAAATTCCAGATACGTCAGGCTTTGCTTCATTCCTAAAATCGTTAGCAACAAACATTCCTGAACTTAAGTTTTGTATTGTTGGAGTAGCCGATAACATCCAAGAGTTAATGAAAAAGCACCTAAGTTCTGATAGGCTTTTTGCCTGGAGTGTTATAAACCTTAGGAAGATGAATAATGAGGATCTTAGGCAAATTGTTCGTAATGCCGAAGCATCAATTAATAATACTATATTACTTGATGAGGAAGCTACAAATCAGCTCATCGCACTAGCCAACGGGCATCCGTACATTATGCATTTGCTTGGCAAACAAACCTACAAAAGTGCCTATTTAGAGTCTGTACGTAATGTAAGCAGAGAGTACATAAAAAAAGTGCTAACAGATATTGCCGAAAGGGAGGCAGACCCTGTACTAGAAGGTCGTTACCGAAATGCTGTGGCATTATCCAAACAAAGAGAAATAGTGTTAAAAGCACTTGCCGCTAGCGTACAAGAAAATGGTGATATTTTTACTACCGATGCCTACAGAGTTTCGGAAGAGCAGGGTGTAGAAAATGCAAGCCAATACGTTGGGCAACTCGTAAAAGAAGAATATGGCTCCGAATTGATTAAAATTCGAGATAGATATTATAAATTTAAAGACTCGCTGTTCCATACCTATATTACAGCACGACCCCCTTTATTTTAG
- a CDS encoding DUF1501 domain-containing protein, protein MNRRNFFKLTGTCTGGLLMVPDFLYNYALQNISGNGNNCIVFIQLSGGNDGLNTYIPYQNELYYKLRPSVGVNKNDIIAGTNGMGFHPKLRGLADIQQKGDLTVIQNVGYPEPNRSHFRSQEIWQTATASSAYGQDGWLGRFLDHHYKEHHPVGGINFDNIDNLALKGTNPNALTLQNPTRLKTYGKPVNTKLSDNPQLDFVRKIAGSVVDGADALEAALNKAMPSAIPYPKTKLAKNLAWMGQLIRGGLNSKIYYTSLSGFDTHGNQKSEHANRLEDVNDAVYAFYNDMKTANKLQDVTIVIFSEFGRRVQDNGNGTDHGTAAPMFIIGGKNNGKIIGTNPDLLNLDSNGDLHYKIDFRSVYASLLKDKFSFDATKIGITNAALKGVF, encoded by the coding sequence ATGAACAGAAGAAACTTTTTTAAACTTACAGGTACTTGTACAGGCGGCTTACTTATGGTTCCTGATTTTTTATACAATTACGCACTACAAAACATTAGTGGTAATGGTAACAATTGTATCGTATTCATTCAGTTATCAGGCGGTAACGATGGGCTAAACACTTATATTCCTTACCAAAATGAATTGTATTATAAATTGCGTCCATCTGTAGGTGTAAACAAAAACGATATTATTGCTGGCACTAATGGCATGGGGTTCCACCCAAAACTACGCGGACTTGCTGATATACAACAAAAAGGAGACCTCACTGTAATACAAAATGTTGGTTACCCCGAGCCCAACCGATCACATTTTCGGAGTCAGGAAATATGGCAAACAGCAACTGCATCATCAGCATACGGGCAAGATGGTTGGTTAGGGCGTTTCCTAGACCATCATTATAAGGAACACCACCCTGTTGGAGGTATTAATTTCGATAATATTGATAATTTGGCTTTAAAAGGTACAAATCCAAATGCATTAACACTTCAAAACCCAACACGTTTAAAAACCTATGGCAAGCCTGTAAATACAAAACTTTCAGATAATCCGCAATTGGATTTTGTTCGTAAAATAGCAGGCTCGGTTGTAGATGGTGCTGATGCGTTAGAAGCTGCTTTAAATAAAGCGATGCCAAGTGCTATACCATACCCAAAAACCAAACTAGCAAAAAATCTAGCTTGGATGGGACAATTGATACGAGGGGGATTGAACTCAAAAATATACTATACGTCGCTTAGTGGTTTTGATACTCATGGCAATCAAAAATCAGAACATGCTAATCGGCTCGAAGATGTAAACGATGCTGTTTATGCTTTTTACAATGATATGAAAACGGCTAATAAATTACAGGATGTAACTATTGTAATTTTCTCGGAGTTTGGGCGAAGAGTTCAGGATAATGGTAATGGTACTGACCATGGTACAGCAGCACCTATGTTTATTATTGGCGGAAAAAACAACGGGAAAATTATAGGCACAAATCCTGATTTGCTTAATCTTGATAGCAATGGGGATTTACACTATAAAATTGACTTTAGAAGTGTTTATGCATCGCTACTAAAAGATAAGTTTAGTTTTGACGCTACAAAAATTGGCATTACAAATGCTGCATTAAAAGGGGTGTTTTAA